One Methanoculleus sp. 7T genomic window carries:
- a CDS encoding nicotinate phosphoribosyltransferase → MGRFQIVAEDAIRSGECTDIYFRRIAGVLEADGINPYVTMEVTAAALPDPWGVFCGLDDVVRLLEGLPVDVDAMPEGSVFSANEPVLRISGRYRDFAVYETAVLGFLCHASGVASAAAHIKLAARDRPVFSFGSRRQHPAIAAMIERAAWIGGVDAASNTCAPEGIPLAGTMPHAFVMCYPQPEDAWRAFAREAGPEVPRIMLCDTLSDEKVEAVRAAECGATAVRLDTPRSRRGDMRAIVEEVRWELDVHGYPDVKIFLSGGLSRADVVAYRDVADAFGIGGAIANAPVIDFALDIVEIEGRPYAKRGKRSGVKQVYEAAGGRHVTLPLAAPAPEGATPLLSRYIERGAVVARPNMDDARERVVSRLSDLAGEG, encoded by the coding sequence ATGGGCAGGTTTCAGATCGTCGCCGAGGACGCGATCCGTAGCGGGGAGTGCACCGATATCTACTTCCGGCGGATTGCGGGCGTCCTTGAGGCCGACGGCATCAATCCTTACGTCACGATGGAGGTCACGGCTGCGGCGCTCCCGGACCCGTGGGGGGTCTTCTGCGGCCTCGATGACGTCGTACGACTGCTTGAAGGTCTTCCGGTGGACGTGGACGCGATGCCGGAGGGGTCGGTCTTCTCCGCGAACGAGCCGGTCCTCCGGATATCGGGGCGCTACCGGGACTTTGCGGTCTACGAGACCGCCGTCCTCGGGTTCCTCTGCCACGCGTCAGGGGTGGCGTCCGCGGCCGCCCACATCAAACTGGCCGCCCGGGACCGCCCGGTCTTCTCCTTCGGCTCGCGCCGCCAGCACCCGGCGATCGCCGCGATGATCGAGCGGGCGGCCTGGATCGGCGGGGTGGACGCTGCAAGCAACACCTGTGCGCCGGAAGGGATCCCGCTTGCGGGCACGATGCCGCACGCGTTCGTGATGTGTTACCCGCAGCCTGAGGATGCCTGGCGGGCGTTTGCGCGGGAGGCCGGCCCGGAGGTGCCGCGGATCATGCTCTGCGACACCCTCTCCGACGAGAAGGTCGAGGCGGTCAGGGCGGCGGAGTGCGGGGCGACTGCGGTCAGGCTGGACACGCCGCGGTCCCGGCGGGGGGATATGCGGGCGATCGTCGAGGAGGTGCGCTGGGAACTCGACGTCCACGGCTATCCGGACGTGAAGATCTTCCTCTCGGGCGGGCTTTCGCGCGCAGACGTCGTCGCCTACCGCGACGTCGCCGACGCCTTCGGCATCGGGGGCGCTATCGCGAACGCGCCGGTGATCGACTTCGCACTGGACATCGTCGAGATCGAAGGAAGGCCGTATGCGAAGCGGGGAAAACGGAGCGGCGTAAAGCAGGTCTATGAGGCTGCCGGCGGCCGGCACGTCACGCTCCCCCTCGCCGCCCCTGCGCCGGAGGGTGCGACGCCGCTCCTCTCCCGCTACATCGAGCGCGGCGCCGTCGTCGCGCGCCCGAACATGGACGATGCGCGGGAGCGGGTGGTATCCCGGCTTTCGGACCTCGCCGGGGAGGGATAG
- a CDS encoding ATP-binding protein, translating to MLPVGSPATGDDFVDRERETAFILSTIKNDHVMLVAPRRFGKTSIMRKIERDLASKRQSCVFLEVESVNSPGEFITDLVTALVECEGASAKARISSALGKAFALVQENIDEIETPAFRAKLRSRLRAEFSDDWHEKAKKVDEIFAGLTEPVCIILDEFPVAIQNMEEDDARKFLQWFRRLRQVSPGARFIVGGSVSIDHVVYHIGGTPVINDFRRVTIGGFSEDVALSVVERVFREEEWEYSPEIGRAVLDCVGEPYIPYFIMIILSGLNEEVEISGGVPSPALVERVYNRRILGSEGRHYFEHYSRRLQTAYSGQEAKAARAILSRVSLAEFLPAGIAYEIFRQSTGSESEDAFRALLAQLNHDFYVASETPGELRFYSKMLRDWWRIYYAGTW from the coding sequence ATGCTGCCCGTAGGAAGCCCCGCAACTGGAGATGACTTCGTCGACCGCGAACGCGAGACCGCGTTCATCCTGAGCACCATCAAGAACGACCACGTCATGCTCGTCGCACCCCGGCGGTTCGGCAAGACCTCGATCATGCGAAAGATCGAGAGAGACCTCGCAAGCAAACGCCAATCATGCGTATTCCTTGAGGTCGAGAGCGTCAACTCGCCGGGGGAGTTCATCACCGATCTCGTCACGGCGCTCGTCGAGTGCGAGGGAGCGAGCGCTAAGGCCCGGATCTCCTCGGCGCTCGGGAAGGCGTTTGCCCTGGTGCAGGAGAACATCGATGAGATCGAGACCCCGGCCTTCAGGGCAAAACTCCGGAGCCGGCTGAGAGCGGAGTTCTCAGACGATTGGCACGAGAAGGCAAAGAAGGTGGACGAGATCTTTGCCGGGCTCACCGAGCCGGTCTGCATAATCCTCGACGAGTTTCCGGTTGCCATACAGAATATGGAGGAGGACGATGCGAGGAAGTTCCTGCAGTGGTTCCGGCGGCTGCGGCAGGTCTCGCCCGGGGCGAGGTTCATCGTCGGGGGCTCGGTCAGCATCGACCACGTCGTCTACCATATCGGCGGAACCCCGGTCATAAACGACTTCCGGAGAGTCACCATCGGCGGGTTCAGCGAAGATGTCGCACTCTCCGTCGTCGAACGTGTCTTCCGGGAGGAAGAGTGGGAGTATTCTCCGGAGATCGGGCGAGCGGTTCTCGACTGCGTGGGTGAGCCCTACATCCCCTACTTCATCATGATCATCCTCTCCGGCCTGAACGAAGAGGTGGAGATCTCCGGAGGGGTGCCCTCCCCGGCGCTGGTCGAGAGAGTCTACAACAGGAGGATCCTCGGCAGCGAGGGGCGCCACTACTTTGAGCACTATTCGCGCCGTCTCCAGACGGCCTACTCCGGGCAGGAAGCGAAGGCTGCACGCGCCATCCTGAGCAGGGTGAGTCTCGCGGAGTTCCTGCCTGCGGGGATCGCCTACGAGATCTTCAGGCAGAGCACCGGGTCGGAGAGCGAGGATGCGTTTCGGGCGCTGCTGGCACAACTGAACCACGACTTCTACGTCGCCTCGGAAACTCCCGGCGAGTTGCGGTTCTATTCGAAGATGCTCCGGGACTGGTGGAGGATCTATTATGCCGGCACCTGGTAG
- a CDS encoding AAA family ATPase: protein MPAPGRCYRYFPAAQDRETLEHLLVGRQELLESLFNEADRASVSKTPRFFLLVGPRGAGKSHLMSLLHHRIRDELSDRVIPVRLAGEEYSIFRASDFFLRVLAEMEVETRDVAALNEDSLVREAAVERIAASAGERQVVVFVENIHEIFGQMDRREVRALRSVLQRTDDLSVIASAPSLFPGVLDHEEPFYNFFRVFHLRELDCAESKDLMRRVAEVDGNTAFIENFSDYESGIEALWHLVGGNPRLVVRLYEILSQCGAGGTAEAFFRLADEQTSYYQEVFQRLPGQRRLILDTILTAKTPLTPKDVAECARLNLATVNAQLRRLEADGYVVSHPMKKRTTYEARDRLFSLWRAMQKSAGRDRVFALIEFLRDWYSPEERAAVLDMERRGSSGVAEGESRMIAIASYIAAGKRSDALVAIESVEGRFTDPDQLTQFVHLSLALAGEELQEGNRTNGLRLITLAYTQGDRLEPDLVKKMTVDFLKRLIGGGEVSVIKGAVNEIIRLKGTEFRRFLKPVADAVEIVETNDTKLYYTRMQPEERGIVVGIVRRITGSEELVLGL from the coding sequence ATGCCGGCACCTGGTAGGTGTTACCGCTACTTCCCCGCGGCCCAGGACAGGGAAACGCTCGAGCACCTTCTCGTCGGCCGGCAGGAGCTCCTGGAGAGCCTGTTCAACGAAGCGGACCGGGCATCCGTGAGCAAAACGCCGCGGTTCTTCCTCTTGGTCGGGCCCCGGGGCGCCGGGAAGTCTCACCTGATGAGCCTGCTCCACCACAGGATACGCGACGAACTCTCCGACCGGGTGATCCCTGTACGCCTTGCAGGGGAGGAGTACTCGATATTCAGGGCGTCAGACTTCTTTCTCCGGGTGCTCGCGGAGATGGAGGTCGAGACACGGGACGTGGCTGCACTCAACGAGGATTCACTGGTCCGCGAGGCCGCGGTCGAGAGGATCGCCGCATCGGCCGGGGAGAGGCAGGTCGTGGTATTCGTCGAGAACATCCACGAGATCTTTGGCCAGATGGACAGGCGCGAGGTCCGAGCGCTGCGGTCGGTGCTCCAGCGGACAGATGATCTTTCGGTCATTGCGTCGGCGCCGTCGCTCTTCCCCGGGGTCCTCGACCACGAAGAACCCTTCTACAACTTCTTCCGGGTCTTTCACCTCCGGGAACTCGACTGCGCCGAATCAAAGGACCTCATGCGGAGGGTCGCGGAGGTCGACGGCAATACCGCCTTCATCGAGAACTTCAGCGACTACGAGTCCGGCATCGAGGCCCTCTGGCACCTCGTCGGCGGCAACCCGAGGCTGGTGGTCCGGCTGTACGAGATCCTCTCGCAGTGCGGGGCCGGCGGGACGGCGGAGGCCTTCTTCAGGCTGGCGGACGAGCAGACGTCCTACTACCAGGAAGTCTTCCAGAGGCTTCCGGGGCAGCGGCGGCTCATCCTCGATACGATCCTCACCGCAAAGACCCCGCTCACCCCGAAAGACGTCGCGGAGTGCGCCCGGCTGAACCTCGCGACGGTGAACGCGCAGCTCCGGAGGCTGGAGGCCGACGGCTACGTCGTCTCTCATCCGATGAAGAAGAGGACAACCTATGAGGCCCGGGATCGGCTTTTTTCGCTGTGGCGGGCGATGCAAAAGTCGGCCGGCCGGGACCGGGTGTTTGCCCTCATCGAGTTCTTGAGAGACTGGTACAGCCCGGAGGAGCGAGCGGCGGTCCTCGATATGGAACGCCGGGGATCATCGGGAGTCGCAGAGGGTGAGAGCCGGATGATCGCGATCGCCTCGTATATCGCAGCCGGGAAGCGGAGTGACGCATTGGTGGCAATCGAGAGCGTGGAGGGGCGGTTTACTGATCCGGATCAATTGACGCAATTTGTGCATCTTTCCCTGGCTCTTGCAGGAGAGGAGTTACAGGAAGGCAACCGGACAAACGGCTTGCGCCTGATAACTCTTGCATATACTCAAGGAGACCGCTTAGAGCCGGATCTGGTGAAGAAGATGACCGTGGATTTCCTGAAACGGCTCATCGGGGGTGGCGAGGTATCTGTGATAAAGGGTGCCGTCAACGAGATCATCAGACTCAAGGGCACTGAGTTTCGGCGGTTCCTGAAACCGGTTGCGGATGCCGTTGAAATTGTCGAAACAAACGATACGAAATTGTATTACACGAGGATGCAACCGGAAGAGAGGGGGATCGTTGTCGGGATTGTCCGGAGGATTACGGGGTCGGAGGAGCTGGTGCTGGGGCTCTGA
- a CDS encoding IS5 family transposase, which produces MRGSTGYDGYKKVNGNKLSALVDRNGLPLACTVSPANVHDSRLYEPTLEAFEIPEVPDRPIIISADAAYDARKIRQYNRKRGIRSNIPVNRRSRKQPKRGRPIWFDPELYKKRSAVERFFSGIEAFKKIVPRYERYERSFMGLIHLACSVMIGRILG; this is translated from the coding sequence ATGCGGGGATCGACCGGCTATGATGGCTATAAAAAGGTAAACGGGAACAAACTGAGTGCTCTGGTCGATCGGAACGGGCTCCCCCTTGCCTGCACAGTTTCCCCGGCAAATGTCCATGATTCCCGGCTCTACGAGCCAACCCTCGAAGCATTTGAGATTCCCGAGGTGCCGGATCGTCCCATCATTATCTCCGCAGATGCGGCCTATGATGCCCGGAAAATTCGTCAGTACAACCGGAAACGAGGAATCAGGAGCAACATCCCGGTTAACCGGAGATCCCGGAAACAGCCGAAACGCGGGAGACCTATCTGGTTCGATCCGGAACTCTACAAGAAGCGCAGTGCAGTAGAGCGGTTCTTCAGCGGGATTGAAGCGTTTAAGAAGATCGTTCCACGGTACGAGCGATATGAACGCTCGTTCATGGGATTGATTCATCTGGCATGCAGTGTTATGATCGGGAGAATATTGGGATGA
- a CDS encoding transposase, producing the protein MTSGRLFRNTSHQRSRISADRGVTPAACSNGILYVLTTGCTWLDVPANYGTKSTVHRYHLELCEKGVYQAIFLDLLRSGYEIKKIDLSHCATDTKDIPAKCGDRPAMMAIKR; encoded by the coding sequence ATGACCTCTGGGAGATTGTTCAGAAATACCTCCCACCAACGAAGCCGCATATCGGCCGACCGCGGTGTGACCCCCGCGGCCTGTTCCAACGGTATCCTGTATGTTCTCACTACCGGATGCACCTGGCTCGATGTACCAGCGAACTATGGTACTAAATCAACGGTTCACCGATACCACCTCGAACTCTGCGAGAAAGGAGTGTACCAGGCGATCTTCCTCGACCTGCTCCGATCCGGGTACGAGATCAAAAAAATCGATCTTTCGCATTGTGCGACGGATACCAAGGATATCCCGGCGAAATGCGGGGATCGACCGGCTATGATGGCTATAAAAAGGTAA
- a CDS encoding HepT-like ribonuclease domain-containing protein, with protein sequence MTLEDLAYLHHILDAILSIEEFSEGIGSVEDLRRRRLERAGIERMLTIIGEAAKMVSPELRLEHPEIPWREAAGMRDKIEVILKL encoded by the coding sequence ATGACGCTGGAGGACCTCGCGTATCTTCACCACATCCTTGATGCCATACTGAGCATCGAGGAGTTCTCCGAAGGCATTGGCTCAGTGGAGGATCTCCGGAGGCGCCGGCTGGAACGCGCCGGGATCGAGCGCATGCTGACCATTATCGGCGAGGCGGCAAAGATGGTCTCCCCGGAGTTACGGCTTGAGCACCCGGAGATTCCTTGGAGGGAGGCGGCGGGAATGCGGGATAAGATCGAGGTGATCCTAAAATTATAA
- the mntA gene encoding type VII toxin-antitoxin system MntA family adenylyltransferase antitoxin — protein MAGRTLTRAARETIVAILTRNDAEWIAIFGSYARGSANATSDIDILVRFARKKSLFSLVRIEDELARALRMKVDLVTENAVSPYLADAIYRDAVVIYDAGGPRVSSPHP, from the coding sequence ATGGCAGGACGCACACTAACCAGGGCAGCACGGGAGACCATCGTCGCGATACTCACCAGAAACGATGCTGAATGGATCGCAATCTTCGGCTCCTATGCGCGGGGATCCGCCAACGCGACGAGCGATATCGATATCCTGGTCCGGTTCGCCCGCAAAAAAAGCCTTTTTTCACTTGTCCGGATCGAGGACGAGCTTGCCCGGGCTCTCCGTATGAAGGTGGACCTCGTCACCGAGAATGCCGTGAGTCCGTACCTTGCCGATGCAATCTACCGTGATGCCGTGGTGATCTATGACGCTGGAGGACCTCGCGTATCTTCACCACATCCTTGA
- a CDS encoding HNH endonuclease encodes MRFYNDPLEISTEVWVELLTDSEVTGKDDLEVLKLIYESRSHEMHAAEIALKLNLSHHVTLNSQIGRFSKRVIAKTEVRPPLREDGKPRWWHVPFLGYDKKNGTCSWSMRPELLAACERVFGPSDSELVYFGEMTIEDNTVLSEGSVSKIFVNRYERNKQARTACIEHYGCRCAVCGFDFENVYGPIGQNKIHVHHLMPLSEIRQEYKIDPVRDLRPVCPNCHLIIHCKSDPFTIDEVKEQIRSNRGQ; translated from the coding sequence GTGAGATTTTACAACGATCCGTTAGAGATCAGCACCGAAGTGTGGGTTGAGTTGCTCACGGATAGCGAAGTCACTGGGAAGGATGACTTAGAGGTTCTAAAACTCATCTACGAGAGCAGAAGCCACGAGATGCATGCAGCAGAGATTGCATTAAAACTAAACCTCTCCCACCATGTGACGCTTAACTCACAAATAGGCAGGTTTAGCAAACGTGTGATTGCTAAAACAGAAGTCCGGCCACCCTTGAGAGAAGACGGCAAACCTCGATGGTGGCACGTTCCCTTTTTGGGTTACGATAAAAAGAATGGCACGTGTTCTTGGAGCATGCGGCCTGAACTGCTGGCGGCGTGTGAACGGGTTTTTGGTCCAAGCGACTCAGAACTCGTTTACTTCGGAGAAATGACTATTGAAGATAATACCGTCCTATCCGAGGGTTCCGTGAGTAAGATTTTTGTAAACCGTTACGAACGGAACAAGCAGGCACGAACTGCATGCATAGAACATTATGGCTGTCGGTGTGCTGTTTGCGGTTTTGATTTTGAGAATGTATACGGGCCGATAGGGCAGAATAAAATCCACGTGCACCACCTCATGCCTCTATCTGAAATACGACAGGAATACAAGATCGACCCTGTACGAGATCTACGTCCTGTATGCCCGAACTGTCATCTCATCATCCATTGTAAGAGCGATCCTTTTACGATAGACGAGGTAAAAGAACAAATCAGGTCCAACAGAGGCCAGTAA
- a CDS encoding Eco57I restriction-modification methylase domain-containing protein, producing the protein MKEEETVRLIDGVFKNAFNPGRYMKFIQELFDDFRILPQRLPIWREFKSYIDEAYSIGTYVDGRHTVGVLYVGLMRSTSRDRARTMQRNFIAKFLNNEGRDAALVAFYGDDHEDWRFSFVRLEYELGTGDDGRIRTNLKLTPARRFSYLVGKNEPNHTCRERFLRLIREKNGTPVLVDIEDCFSVENVTKEFFEKYKACYLNLKESLERALEVDPICKAEFEEKEISTVDFSKKLLGQIVFLYFLQKKGWLGVRQDSATGRFQEWGTGPKDFVRRLYDGEIVPYENFFNEILEPLFYEALAEDRSINEDYYSRFRCKIPFLNGGLFEPIQNYNWVSTNLRIENEVFGDILKTFDEFNFTIKEDEPLEREVAVDPEMLGKVFENLLDVTDRKSKGAFYTPRDIVHYMCQQSLIGYLANHTSIPRDDLELFIRCGDVTLGMSIHAQEASGQDEEWFRDARFTLPESIRNHYAELDALLCSIRVADPAVGSGAFPVGMMNEIVKARSILTPFFAGEGADRSVYRLKRQAIEHSLYGVDIDSSAVDITKLRFWLSLIVDEENIATIRPLPNLDHRIMCGNSLVDEFEGVSLFDEGLLGEPEDDPEALTAPIDARIEDLGEELHRILTGAEEGDSVRIRREIARLEKKKKEALAGPRSTARQVTFDQAASLRINESRRKLRELKRYQRLFFNEQNRAKKNEYRAAIERLEWDLIEETLKEAGNTDACRNLALYRKNRAKPFFLWKLYFSEVFLRPDPGFDVVIANPPYVRQESIKEQKAYFKDHYRVFQGTADLYVYFVERGVNLLAAGGVFTYILPNKWMRANYGKPLRAWLKERRIEEIVDFGDLPVFESATTYPCILRIGAGSPRERFDAVQVATLDYPDLTGYVKAYSYQVNRTYLDDEGWSLADEKTQALLLKIRAAGVPLGTYVDGKIYYGIKTGLNEAFVIDEETKERLIAEDPRSAEVIKPFLAGRDIKRYTPPKSDRYLILFEKGISNKEGSGYRNKWEWIENSYPAVAAYLQLFEVAAQKRCDKGDYWWELRACDYYDRFESPKLIFPDIAPRPNFTIDETGGFFDANTCYNLFYSDKFLLGLLNSQLINFYYRYLAAVYRGGYLRFFSQYVEMLPISTIDPANPADVARRDRIVALVEKMLSLNKHLAAAEVPHEREVLAGTIDATDREIDRLVYELYGLTEEEIAVVEGVV; encoded by the coding sequence ATGAAGGAAGAGGAGACCGTCAGGCTCATTGATGGGGTCTTCAAGAACGCCTTCAATCCGGGCCGGTACATGAAGTTCATCCAGGAACTCTTCGACGACTTCCGGATACTTCCCCAGCGGTTGCCGATCTGGCGCGAGTTCAAGAGTTATATCGATGAGGCATACAGTATCGGAACCTACGTTGACGGGAGACATACCGTCGGGGTGCTCTATGTCGGGTTGATGCGGTCGACCTCCCGTGACCGTGCCAGAACGATGCAGCGGAACTTCATCGCGAAGTTCCTCAACAACGAAGGGAGGGATGCGGCCCTGGTCGCGTTTTACGGCGACGACCACGAGGACTGGCGCTTCTCGTTTGTCAGGCTCGAGTACGAGCTCGGGACCGGCGACGACGGAAGGATCCGCACGAACTTGAAACTGACGCCTGCACGCCGGTTTTCGTATCTTGTGGGGAAGAACGAGCCGAACCATACCTGCAGGGAACGGTTTCTCCGCCTTATCCGGGAGAAGAATGGAACCCCGGTTCTTGTGGATATCGAGGACTGTTTCAGCGTCGAGAATGTCACAAAGGAGTTCTTTGAGAAGTACAAGGCCTGTTACCTCAACCTGAAGGAGTCGCTTGAGAGGGCGCTCGAAGTAGATCCCATCTGTAAGGCGGAGTTCGAGGAGAAGGAGATCTCGACCGTCGATTTCTCAAAGAAACTCCTCGGCCAGATCGTCTTCCTCTACTTCCTCCAGAAGAAGGGGTGGCTCGGGGTGAGGCAGGACTCCGCGACCGGGCGGTTCCAGGAGTGGGGTACGGGGCCGAAGGATTTCGTGCGCCGCCTGTATGACGGGGAGATTGTACCGTACGAGAATTTCTTCAACGAGATCCTCGAACCGCTTTTCTATGAGGCGCTTGCTGAAGACCGCTCCATAAATGAGGACTATTACAGCAGGTTCAGGTGCAAGATTCCGTTCCTGAACGGCGGGCTCTTCGAGCCGATCCAGAACTACAACTGGGTCAGCACCAATCTGCGGATTGAAAACGAGGTCTTTGGGGACATTCTGAAGACGTTTGACGAGTTCAACTTCACCATCAAAGAGGACGAGCCCCTGGAGCGGGAGGTGGCGGTCGACCCGGAGATGCTCGGGAAGGTCTTTGAGAACCTCCTCGATGTGACTGACCGGAAATCAAAGGGGGCGTTTTACACTCCGCGCGATATTGTGCATTATATGTGCCAGCAGAGCCTGATCGGCTATCTTGCGAACCACACGAGTATCCCCCGCGATGACCTGGAGCTCTTCATCAGGTGCGGCGACGTCACGCTCGGGATGAGCATCCATGCGCAGGAGGCCAGCGGCCAGGACGAGGAGTGGTTCCGGGATGCCCGGTTTACCCTGCCGGAATCCATCCGGAACCATTACGCCGAACTCGATGCGTTGCTCTGCTCGATCCGGGTGGCGGACCCGGCGGTGGGTTCGGGCGCGTTCCCGGTGGGGATGATGAACGAGATCGTGAAGGCCCGTTCGATCCTGACGCCGTTCTTTGCCGGGGAGGGCGCGGACCGGTCGGTATATAGGCTGAAGCGGCAGGCGATCGAGCATTCCCTGTACGGTGTAGATATCGATTCGTCGGCGGTGGATATCACCAAGCTCCGGTTCTGGCTCTCCTTGATCGTGGACGAGGAGAATATCGCGACCATCCGGCCGCTCCCGAACCTCGATCACAGGATTATGTGCGGGAACAGCCTGGTGGACGAGTTCGAGGGGGTCAGCCTCTTTGATGAGGGGCTGCTGGGTGAGCCCGAGGATGACCCGGAGGCCCTGACGGCGCCCATCGATGCCAGGATCGAGGACCTTGGAGAGGAGCTGCACCGGATTCTCACGGGAGCGGAGGAGGGAGATTCGGTGCGGATACGGCGCGAGATCGCACGGTTGGAGAAGAAGAAGAAAGAGGCCCTTGCAGGCCCGAGGTCCACCGCTCGGCAGGTGACCTTTGACCAGGCGGCATCCCTCCGCATCAACGAGTCGCGGCGCAAACTCCGGGAACTGAAGAGGTACCAGCGGCTCTTCTTCAACGAGCAGAACCGTGCGAAGAAGAACGAGTACCGGGCCGCCATCGAGCGGCTGGAGTGGGACCTTATCGAAGAGACCCTGAAGGAGGCGGGCAACACCGACGCCTGCAGGAACCTTGCTCTGTACCGGAAGAACAGGGCGAAGCCGTTCTTCCTCTGGAAACTCTACTTCTCGGAGGTCTTCCTGCGCCCAGATCCGGGGTTCGATGTGGTGATCGCAAACCCGCCGTATGTGCGGCAGGAGAGCATCAAGGAGCAGAAAGCCTATTTCAAGGACCATTACCGTGTATTCCAGGGCACCGCCGACCTGTATGTATATTTTGTCGAGCGGGGGGTGAACCTGCTTGCTGCCGGCGGGGTGTTTACCTACATCCTGCCGAACAAGTGGATGCGGGCAAACTACGGGAAGCCCCTGCGGGCGTGGCTGAAGGAGCGGCGTATCGAGGAGATCGTCGATTTCGGTGATCTCCCGGTCTTCGAGAGCGCAACGACCTACCCCTGTATCCTCCGGATCGGGGCGGGGTCTCCCCGCGAGCGGTTCGATGCGGTGCAGGTGGCAACCCTCGATTACCCGGACCTCACCGGCTACGTGAAGGCCTATTCGTATCAGGTAAACCGGACTTATCTGGATGATGAGGGGTGGTCCCTGGCCGACGAGAAGACGCAGGCGCTCCTTCTGAAGATCAGGGCCGCAGGCGTTCCCCTGGGGACGTACGTGGACGGGAAGATCTACTACGGCATTAAGACCGGGCTGAACGAGGCCTTTGTGATCGATGAGGAGACAAAAGAGCGGCTGATCGCCGAAGACCCGCGGAGTGCGGAGGTTATCAAGCCGTTTCTGGCGGGCAGGGACATTAAACGGTATACTCCTCCAAAATCAGACCGCTATCTGATCCTTTTTGAGAAGGGGATATCAAATAAAGAGGGATCGGGCTATCGCAATAAATGGGAGTGGATCGAAAACAGTTATCCGGCAGTTGCCGCCTATCTACAGCTTTTTGAAGTTGCTGCACAAAAGCGTTGTGATAAGGGAGATTACTGGTGGGAACTCCGTGCTTGCGACTACTATGACCGGTTTGAGAGCCCGAAACTCATCTTCCCCGACATTGCTCCTCGGCCTAACTTCACTATTGACGAGACGGGGGGATTTTTTGACGCAAATACGTGCTACAACCTGTTTTACAGCGATAAATTCTTATTGGGACTGCTCAATTCCCAACTCATCAATTTCTATTACCGTTATCTAGCTGCTGTCTATCGTGGCGGCTACCTGCGTTTCTTCTCACAATACGTTGAAATGCTCCCGATCAGCACCATCGACCCTGCCAACCCCGCCGACGTCGCCCGCCGTGACCGGATCGTCGCCCTCGTCGAGAAGATGCTCTCCCTGAACAAGCACCTCGCGGCGGCGGAGGTCCCGCACGAGCGTGAGGTGCTCGCCGGGACGATCGACGCGACCGACCGGGAGATCGATCGGCTGGTGTATGAGTTGTATGGGCTGACTGAAGAGGAGATCGCGGTTGTGGAGGGGGTTGTGTGA